In a genomic window of Diabrotica undecimpunctata isolate CICGRU chromosome 2, icDiaUnde3, whole genome shotgun sequence:
- the Nop56 gene encoding nucleolar protein 56: protein MPKLYVLFEHAAGYGVFKVEEFEEIGMLLPQLEAAVYDISRFNSIVKLVGFCPFRSAVTALENVNAVSEGILPEELQQYLDVTIPKGSKKDKVTLGVSDPKLSAAITEALGINCSHIGVVPEVVRGIRAHFHHLVKGFTLKSSGVAQLGLGHSYSRAKIKFNVHRVDNMIIQSIALLDQLDKDINTFSMRIREWYSYHFPELVKIVPENYTYARLAQFIKNRKLLSEESLEGLEELTMDSGKAQAILDASRSSMGMDISDIDLLNIEMFATRVVSLSDYRKRLAEYLRTKMSDVAPNLATLIGDQVGARLIAHAGSLTNLAKYPASTVQILGAEKALFRALKTRGNTPKYGLIFHSTFIGRAGTKNKGRISRYLANKCSIASRIDCFSEQPSQVFGEKLRQQVEDRLKFYESGDIPKKNIEVMKEAIEEYEQQVAQMKSEKKKKKKKRKSEAANETVEDAEANGVDSSEPKKKKKKKSISLDDSQASELNGTVEGEESPKKKKKKKKNKEQDE, encoded by the exons GCGGGGTATGGAGTCTTCAAAGTTGAAGAGTTCGAAGAAATTGGAATGTTGCTTCCGCAATTGGAAGCCGCAGTCTACGATATAAGTCGATTTAACAGTATCGTGAAACTTGTTGGATTTTGCCCATTTAGGTCAGCTGTAACAGCGTTGGAAAATGTTAACGCTGTTTCCGAGGGTATTCTTCCCGAAGAGCTACAACAATATTTAGATGTAACCATTCCCAAGGGAAGCAAAAAAGACAAAGTTACTTTGGGCGTGAGTGACCCAAAACTATCTGCTGCCATTACTGAAGCTTTGGGTATTAATTGTAGCCATATTGGTGTAGTTCCAGAAGTTGTAAGAG GTATACGTGCACACTTTCATCACTTAGTAAAAGGTTTTACTTTAAAAAGTTCAGGAGTTGCTCAGTTGGGTTTGGGACATTCATACTCACGTGCTAAAATAAAGTTTAATGTCCACAGAGTAGATAATATGATTATTCAATCTATTGCCCTATTGGATCAACTTGATAAGGATATTAACACCTTTTCCATGAGAATCAG AGAATGGTATTCCTACCATTTCCCAGAGTTGGTGAAAATTGTTCCAGAAAACTACACATATGCAAGATTAGCCCAGTTTATTAAGAACAGGAAACTTCTTTCAGAAGAATCTCTGGAAGGCCTAGAAGAACTCACAATGGACTCTGGTAAAGCTCAAGCCATCTTAGATGCTTCAAGATCTAGTATGGGAATGGACATAAGTGACATAGATTTATTGAACATCGAAATGTTTGCTACTAGAGTTGTGTCTTTGTCAGACTATAGAAAACGGCTAGCAGAATATTTAAGGACCAAGATGTCGGATGTAGCTCCAAATCTTGCAACACTAATTGGAGATCAAGTTGGTGCTAGGTTGATTGCTCATGCTGGTTCCCTTACTAATCTTGCTAAGTATCCAGCTTCTACAGTTCAGATTTTGGGTGCTGAGAAGGCTTTATTTAGGGCACTGAAAACAAGAG GAAATACTCCCAAATATGGCTTGATCTTCCACTCCACATTCATAGGACGTGCTGGCACCAAAAACAAAGGTCGCATTTCAAGGTACCTCGCAAACAAATGCTCAATTGCATCTAGAATAGATTGCTTTTCAGAGCAGCCATCACAAGTGTTTGGAGAAAAACTTCGGCAGCAAGTTGAAGATAGACTAAAGTTCTATGAAAGCGGCGATATTCCCAAGAAAAACATCGAAGTAATGAAAGAAGCTATAGAAGAGTATGAGCAGCAAGTAGCACAAATGAagtcagagaagaagaagaaaaagaaaaagaggaaatCAGAAGCTGCAAATGAAACAGTTGAGGATGCAGAAGCTAATGGTGTTGACTCATCGGAacctaaaaagaagaaaaagaagaagtctaTTTCTTTGGATGATAGTCAAGCTTCAGAATTGAATGGAACTGTTGAGGGTGAAGAGAGtccaaagaagaaaaagaaaaagaagaaaaataaggaACAAGATGAGTAG